From the Halalkalicoccus sp. CGA53 genome, one window contains:
- a CDS encoding iron-containing alcohol dehydrogenase family protein, whose amino-acid sequence MLPIAGSFEYDYRGCDLLYGRGRVADLGEYLARRGRDRALIVCGSNVGANEALMARIREGLGERHVGTFDGTVPEKRVETAFSLIGQAEETGADVLVGVGGGSSLDTARQASLLATDDRSLSDLREEALEGAVRSPEPTEDPLPVVVVPTTFAGADVSAGGSLEVLPASDSPTGQPITVSGSAMPIADVADPALVETSPPGVLAGSAMNGLDKGIETPYARDANPVSDALAVHGLRLMSDALPRVVGEGEDAAEEREAMDRAVVGSLLVQLDRKISIVHAFGHGFARRYSVQQGAVHAAVVPHVLEYLFGEVDGSRSLLARGFGVDPEGLSDDEVADAVVERVAEVRDSIGLPARLRELPETREEDLPAIAAFVVDDPPMERSPTDPTVDEIERVLRAAW is encoded by the coding sequence ATGCTACCGATCGCCGGTTCGTTCGAGTACGACTACCGGGGCTGTGATCTGCTCTACGGTCGCGGGCGCGTGGCCGACCTCGGTGAGTACCTCGCGAGGCGGGGCCGTGACCGCGCGCTGATCGTCTGTGGATCGAACGTCGGGGCGAACGAGGCGCTGATGGCACGGATTCGCGAGGGGCTGGGAGAGCGTCACGTCGGAACGTTCGACGGGACGGTCCCCGAGAAACGGGTCGAGACCGCCTTCTCCCTGATCGGGCAAGCAGAGGAGACGGGGGCGGACGTCCTCGTGGGCGTCGGCGGCGGGAGCAGCCTCGACACCGCTCGGCAGGCGAGCCTCCTCGCGACCGACGACCGATCGCTCTCGGACCTCCGGGAGGAGGCGCTCGAGGGGGCGGTTCGCTCGCCGGAGCCGACGGAGGATCCCCTCCCCGTGGTCGTGGTCCCGACGACGTTCGCCGGTGCGGACGTCTCGGCGGGCGGCTCGCTCGAGGTCCTCCCTGCATCCGACTCGCCGACGGGCCAACCGATCACCGTCAGCGGGTCGGCGATGCCGATCGCGGACGTGGCCGACCCGGCGCTGGTCGAGACGAGTCCCCCTGGCGTCCTGGCGGGTTCGGCGATGAACGGCCTGGACAAGGGGATCGAGACGCCGTACGCCCGGGACGCGAACCCGGTGAGCGACGCGCTCGCGGTCCACGGGCTACGGCTCATGAGTGACGCCCTGCCACGGGTCGTCGGGGAGGGCGAGGACGCTGCCGAGGAAAGGGAGGCGATGGACCGGGCGGTCGTCGGCTCGTTGCTCGTCCAGCTCGATCGGAAGATCTCGATCGTCCACGCGTTCGGCCACGGGTTCGCGCGGCGGTACTCGGTCCAGCAGGGGGCGGTCCACGCGGCCGTCGTCCCCCACGTGCTCGAGTACCTCTTCGGCGAGGTGGACGGGAGCCGGTCGCTCCTGGCACGCGGGTTCGGGGTCGATCCGGAGGGACTCTCGGACGACGAGGTGGCCGACGCCGTGGTCGAGCGGGTCGCGGAGGTCCGCGACTCGATCGGCCTGCCGGCGCGTCTCCGGGAGCTCCCGGAGACGCGAGAGGAGGACCTGCCGGCGATCGCCGCGTTCGTCGTCGACGATCCGCCGATGGAGCGCTCCCCTACGGACCCGACCGTCGACGAGATAGAGCGGGTGCTCCGGGCGGCCTGGTAG
- a CDS encoding macro domain-containing protein, whose protein sequence is MEFTVIQGDIAAQRADALVNAAGTSLRMGSGVAGALRRGAGEEIDEAATAEGPIELGEVAVTDGYDLDCEYVIHAAAMPHYGDGKATTESVRDATRNSLERADELGCESLVIPALGCGVAGFDLADGARIIAEEIGSYEPASLSEVRFVTYSDGEYETVRTVADEVRDR, encoded by the coding sequence ATGGAGTTCACCGTGATCCAGGGGGACATCGCGGCGCAACGGGCCGACGCGCTGGTGAACGCGGCGGGGACGAGCCTGCGGATGGGCTCGGGCGTCGCCGGCGCGCTCAGACGGGGTGCGGGCGAGGAGATCGACGAGGCGGCGACCGCGGAGGGACCGATAGAGCTCGGCGAGGTAGCCGTCACCGACGGCTACGACCTCGACTGCGAGTACGTGATCCACGCCGCCGCGATGCCCCACTACGGGGACGGGAAGGCCACCACCGAGAGCGTCCGGGACGCGACGCGCAACAGCCTGGAGAGGGCCGACGAGCTCGGCTGCGAGTCGCTCGTGATCCCCGCGCTCGGCTGCGGTGTCGCGGGTTTCGACCTCGCGGACGGGGCGCGGATCATCGCCGAGGAGATCGGCTCGTACGAGCCGGCGTCGCTCTCGGAGGTCCGGTTCGTCACGTACAGCGACGGGGAGTACGAGACGGTTCGGACCGTCGCCGACGAGGTCCGCGATCGCTGA
- a CDS encoding S9 family peptidase produces the protein MSELPAEALYDLRTPTELALSPDGDRLALVVDEFDPTEETRRSSLLVVPTDASERPHRLTRASSASSPAWSPDGSKLAFLAAREPDTELRVGREDEAVGNGEDEGDADGDDEPKTQLWAFDLARGGDARQLTDREEGVREFAWGPEGDRLVISARDPTEEEREYIERREAGGPVETERLQHKADGVGWLDTVRSYLFVIEYGSREETRLDEAYGAGAMEPLSGLQPAWAPGERIAFVTNREGEPDDSYAMDVCTIEPDGSDLRERTDGSLMASAPTWSPDGERLAFVAGQPDNWYVPSEVFVTDGEVRSLSASLDRTVARDAEPHWLDSETVLARIANEGNTRLARLPLDDDAEWTLDAQGEGRSLAGCSVASETVALLVNEPGTGFDPYALDAAALDGGEKPFTRLADLNAGFERADAFPEMTRIDVESEGETVEALVYYPEEFDPEAPVARPLLVAIHGGPMSYDEPVRGFDFAYWTSRGYLVMRPNYSGSSSYGREFCERLRGRWGTHEVTDVAACTEALVERGWAEEDGLFVTGFSYGGISTAFLVSQTDLYTAAAAEHGIYDLRSCFGTDDTHLWLENDFGLPWEERETYDGASSITDVDRIETPLLVTAGGEDWRCPPSQAEQLYVSVKKRGVPAKLVVYPGEHHAVDDPDRAIHRYEELAAWFERFDPARN, from the coding sequence ATGTCCGAGCTACCGGCGGAGGCGCTCTACGACCTCCGCACCCCGACCGAGCTCGCGCTCTCGCCCGACGGCGACCGACTCGCCCTCGTCGTCGACGAGTTCGATCCGACCGAGGAGACGAGGCGGTCGTCGCTGCTCGTCGTCCCGACCGACGCGAGCGAAAGGCCCCACCGACTCACCCGCGCCTCGTCGGCCTCCTCGCCGGCGTGGAGCCCTGACGGCTCCAAACTCGCGTTCCTCGCGGCCCGGGAACCCGACACGGAGCTCCGGGTGGGCCGGGAGGACGAAGCGGTCGGAAACGGCGAGGACGAGGGCGACGCCGACGGCGACGACGAGCCGAAAACGCAGCTCTGGGCGTTCGACCTCGCCCGTGGGGGCGACGCGAGACAGCTCACCGACCGCGAGGAGGGCGTCCGCGAGTTCGCCTGGGGGCCGGAGGGCGACCGACTGGTGATCTCCGCGCGCGATCCGACGGAGGAGGAACGGGAGTATATAGAGCGACGCGAGGCTGGCGGGCCCGTCGAGACCGAACGCCTCCAGCACAAAGCGGACGGGGTGGGCTGGCTCGACACGGTGCGGAGCTACCTCTTCGTGATCGAGTACGGGAGTCGCGAGGAGACGCGCCTCGACGAGGCCTACGGCGCGGGAGCGATGGAGCCGCTATCGGGGCTCCAGCCCGCCTGGGCGCCCGGCGAGCGGATCGCGTTCGTCACGAACCGGGAGGGAGAGCCCGACGACTCCTACGCGATGGACGTCTGCACGATCGAGCCGGACGGTTCGGATCTCAGGGAGAGAACCGACGGCTCGCTGATGGCGAGCGCGCCGACCTGGAGTCCCGACGGCGAGCGCCTCGCGTTCGTCGCCGGACAGCCCGACAACTGGTACGTCCCCTCGGAAGTGTTCGTGACGGATGGAGAGGTCCGCTCGCTCTCGGCGAGCCTCGACCGGACCGTCGCGCGGGACGCCGAACCGCACTGGCTCGATTCCGAGACAGTTCTCGCACGGATCGCGAACGAGGGCAACACTCGGCTGGCCCGGCTCCCGCTCGACGATGACGCCGAGTGGACGCTCGACGCCCAGGGGGAGGGGCGCTCGCTCGCTGGCTGTTCGGTCGCCTCGGAGACCGTCGCACTACTCGTCAACGAACCAGGTACCGGTTTCGATCCGTACGCCCTCGACGCGGCGGCCCTCGACGGCGGAGAAAAGCCGTTCACGAGGCTGGCCGACCTGAACGCGGGCTTCGAGCGTGCCGACGCCTTCCCGGAGATGACCCGGATCGACGTCGAGAGCGAGGGGGAGACGGTCGAAGCGCTCGTCTACTACCCCGAGGAGTTCGACCCGGAAGCGCCCGTCGCCCGGCCGCTGCTCGTCGCGATCCACGGCGGGCCGATGTCCTACGACGAGCCGGTCCGGGGCTTCGACTTCGCGTACTGGACCTCTCGAGGCTACCTCGTGATGCGACCCAACTACAGCGGGAGTTCCTCCTACGGCCGGGAGTTCTGCGAGCGCCTCAGAGGCCGCTGGGGGACCCACGAGGTCACCGACGTCGCCGCCTGTACCGAGGCGCTCGTCGAACGCGGCTGGGCCGAGGAGGACGGACTCTTCGTCACCGGCTTCTCCTACGGCGGAATATCGACCGCGTTCCTCGTCTCCCAGACCGATCTCTACACCGCAGCGGCGGCCGAGCACGGCATCTACGACCTCCGGTCCTGTTTCGGCACCGACGACACGCACCTGTGGCTGGAGAACGACTTCGGCCTGCCGTGGGAGGAGCGCGAAACCTACGACGGCGCCTCCTCGATCACGGACGTGGATCGGATCGAGACGCCGCTTCTGGTCACCGCGGGTGGCGAGGACTGGCGCTGTCCGCCCTCCCAGGCCGAACAGCTCTACGTGAGCGTGAAAAAGCGTGGCGTTCCCGCGAAACTCGTCGTCTACCCCGGAGAGCACCACGCGGTGGACGATCCCGACCGGGCGATCCACCGGTACGAGGAGCTGGCGGCCTGGTTCGAGCGGTTCGACCCCGCTCGCAACTGA
- a CDS encoding PH domain-containing protein has protein sequence MNSLHPRIRLVWIGQAVVSAAFFALVAGVVDFFTVEVGLPLAGGVFLAFFVLFAFHSLLRYRVWRYEIRGDELYLERGVFTRVKTVVPFVRIQHVDSRRSPLERLTGLASTVVYTAGSRGADVTVPGLTPTGADDLQARLKRLATEAEGDDAV, from the coding sequence ATGAACTCGCTCCATCCCCGCATCCGCCTCGTCTGGATCGGACAGGCGGTCGTCTCCGCGGCGTTCTTCGCCCTCGTCGCCGGCGTGGTGGACTTCTTCACCGTCGAGGTCGGCCTCCCCCTCGCCGGCGGCGTCTTCCTCGCCTTCTTCGTGCTATTCGCGTTCCACAGCCTGCTCCGGTATCGGGTCTGGCGTTACGAGATCAGAGGCGACGAACTCTACCTCGAACGCGGCGTGTTCACCCGGGTGAAGACGGTCGTTCCGTTCGTGCGGATCCAGCACGTCGACTCGCGGCGCAGTCCGCTTGAACGGCTCACCGGACTCGCGAGTACGGTGGTCTACACCGCGGGATCGCGCGGGGCCGACGTCACCGTCCCGGGACTCACCCCCACGGGAGCCGACGACCTCCAGGCCCGGCTCAAGCGGCTCGCGACCGAGGCCGAGGGTGACGACGCCGTATGA